In Lacinutrix sp. Bg11-31, the DNA window CAAAATAGTAATAGTGATTATTATACCTGAAGCAAAGGTCGTAGAATAGGGTTGTTTAAAATATGACTTTTATCATGTTTTAAAAGGTTTTAAGTTGTTTTTCCTTACGTAAGCCGTTAGATTTTAGTATCTTTATCTTATTAAAATAGAGATGGAATGCATGATCGTTGTGAGAATTGTATAATACGAGAATTAAATTCACTTAAAGCCTTGAAAAAGGATGAGTTGAAACGAATTTCGGACAGTAAAGTATCTAAAACCATTAAAAAAGGTGAGGTTATTTTTGCTGAAGGAGAGAAGTTAAACGGTGTTTTTTGTGTGCGTAATGGTGTTTCAAAATTGTCGAAAATGAGTGACAATGGAAAGGACCAAATAGTAAAAATTGCATCACGAGGTGAGATTTTAGGACAGCGTTCTGTAATTACAGACGAAAAGACTAATTTAAGTGCAGTTGCGCTTAACGATATGGAAGTGTGTTATATCCCAAAGCAACACCTTCAAGATAGTTTAAGCAGTAATGTAGAATTTACTAAGGCTGTTTTATTAAATATGGCTAACGATTTAAAATTTGCTGATAACGTTATTGTAAATATGGCACAGAAAACGGTGAAACAACGTGTTGCCGAAACTATAAAATACTTAGAAGATAATTTTGGAATAGACTGTGATGGTTATATTGCTGTAACACTTACACGAGAAGATATTGCTAATATTGTAGGTACAGCTAAAGAGGCTTGTATACGAACATTATCTTCTTTTAAAAAAGAAAAACTAATTTCTACAGACGGAAAGCGCATAAAAATTGAAGATAAAAAAGCCCTCTATCGTTTAATAGAAGGCTTATAAAATTATAAATAATATTTTTTATATTTTTACTGTAAGTACTGGAAGTTTTGAGTGGTTTACAACATCTTCACTTATACTACCAGAGAAAAAATGTGCTAATCCTTTTCTACCATGTGTAGGGATACCAATAATATCTGCCTTTACTCTTTTTGCATAATTAAAGATTCCTTTTTCTACAGAATAGTCTGAATATATTGCGATATCTT includes these proteins:
- a CDS encoding Crp/Fnr family transcriptional regulator, with translation MHDRCENCIIRELNSLKALKKDELKRISDSKVSKTIKKGEVIFAEGEKLNGVFCVRNGVSKLSKMSDNGKDQIVKIASRGEILGQRSVITDEKTNLSAVALNDMEVCYIPKQHLQDSLSSNVEFTKAVLLNMANDLKFADNVIVNMAQKTVKQRVAETIKYLEDNFGIDCDGYIAVTLTREDIANIVGTAKEACIRTLSSFKKEKLISTDGKRIKIEDKKALYRLIEGL